tgttctcaagatcatcgatgcatttcccaaattcttcgagctgttccaacacaccttttccatcagcaatcttgaaagtgagaagtttctgcttcaggtgcagccgatttgccaaggatttggccatgtataatgactccaacttggaccaaactccagccgctgtctcctcctttgaaacttctctgaggactctgtcattgaggttgagtatcaaggtactatatgccttgtactctctgtcttgagcctttgccttctccttttcatcaggctcgggcttctcctcctcattactgcctccaccatttagggtttcccataaaccctgttgcatcaagattgctttcatcttcagcctccataggccaaaatcatttcggcctgtgaacttttcaacatcaaaccttgctgcagccattattcaaacaggttgagcgccttcttgaggaaaaaacaaagaaagaactCCCAAAACTTTATGCTTTCTCGATCAATTCAGTGGACgaatttcccacagacggcgccacgttgtgaagaacgaacctacggttgtgatgatcgaaatgcaaattaatgaaatgacaacatgcaaggaagaacacaagcgaattacgtggttcggcgtaagcctacatccacgggcagaatctggtgtgtttctttattgatcactcgagaaattacaaacatgagagcactcaaaactctcaagaatttacaagatggaaaaccctcaactcgcccgaaaacttcttgcttcgagagctaaaaacgcacagctgaaagataacacttcctctcttgaattctctctctatcacttttgatttctgttgttgttgtttccggaatgaatcgcaactcccttaagaagtatcgatcaagaaaaccgccgaacagcttcctttgccgaacagcttccttttgccgaatagcttccaattgctgaacagcttccaattgccgaacagcttccaattgccgaacagcttccttttgccgaacagcttccttttgccgaacacggttataaccgtttccaacggctagttcctgttttggttcccaacggctatttcctgacttgattcttccaccagctcaatccgatcttgatgagctcaaacactaacagGATGTGCCCATGCATTATCAACCAGAAGTAGTTCCACGGCGTCGTGGAATGTCTGGTGTTCGGACTGGGGGACACGGCTTCACGAAGCAGTTTAGGATGTCGCAGCCGCATCCCGACTATGTAGCACCAGAGCCGCAGAATCCAGAGCATGACCCACCCCAGTGGTCTTCATACCCGGCGCATGAGTCTCAGTCGCAGTGGTACCGTCCTCTGTATTCTCCAAGCCAGCCTGAGCCCGATTGGGATCGTCGCCCATATTCACAAAGCCAAGACGTGCCGCAATGGAGTGGGGCCCGAGCGTCGGTCGATTCATTCTTCCAGCATTATCAGATCGTGCCTCCTGAACAAGTTGAAGAAGAGGATGATGATGAAGGAGAAGAAGGAAATGACAACATAGAGGAGGAAAATGAGGACGACGACGTTATTCAGGGGATTCCTACCCAACCTCGACCAGCTGCGGAGGGTTCATCACGTGGCGGGGTTGGGAAGCTCATGAGCAAAGTGTACAAGAGGTTGTCGACAAGGAAGAATAAGGGCATTGAACCGTCGAAATACATTTCATCGTCGTATAAGTAGCACGTCATTTCAGGTACCTTGGTTATTTAAGTTAGATGGTCtaacaaaaatatattaatCATTTAAGAACTATAATAGATGGTTTGTGGTTACATGTTGAATGCAGGTTGTGTGTGCGACAGTTGCCGGCTCGCCCTAATTGGTGCTCGAATCGATCGAAATCGGCTTGTGCGATGGCTTTGCTTGAATGTTTTGAGCGGTGACATGAAATGGATAATTTGTGGTGCTGAAGCTTATCCTGTTAGCTACTTTGTTAAAATTTTgagattatcattatttatgaTACGTGTATTCTTAGAGTAGTAGTTTTATGATTTCAAGAATTGTTTGATCTTCTAATTGtttgatatattttattttgccTTTTTGTTTAGTAAAATCCTCTGTTTTtattaagaaatgaaaaaaaatgcagTCGATGTAGAATTCTTCTCCAAAATATCTCATATTCTGCCTTCCGCGCCACTGATTTAAGCAAGTttcgtgaaatttaaaaaataagagacgcatgagggagatgcgtctttacctgtgacgcatgaccctcatgcgtcgttaaaaaaagaaaatacatAGATGAAGCATGCGGAGTCCAAAcgattcgcccggtcgggcaattttatgtttcaaaaagcccggtcgggcgaattgTCTGGACTCCGCATGCTTCATCTatgtattttcttttttttaacgacgcatgagggtcatgtgTCACAGGtaaagacgcatctccctcatgcgtctcttagttttaatttcacgAACGACGCATGATGCTCATGCGTCTTAGTGGGTGACGCATGAGAATCATGCGTCACTAACTTGCTTAGTTTTGGAGAAGAATTCTACATCTACTGCATTTTTTTCATGTTTCGGTCTATTTTGAAACAAGTATATAATGCGTTTCGAATTGCatcaaaaaattgaaataattgaaATGCAATAGCCTCATCATTTATAAAACATGTCAATGTTCAGATAAATACAAAATGGAACAAAGTCTTCAATTCATTCAAAATGCAGCAACAAACTCAATAGTTGAAATGCAATTGTCACATGCTTTTTGTCCAACACTGTCTTCACCTACACAGGTCCTGTTACAACAGAAAGAGTATGATTTCTCATTGAACGAAACAtcaaaaatatatgaaaatcaaaatttgagatgaaaaaataCCTGCACTGCAAATGATAACAATTCCTACATAACACGACCGACTGTGCAATTTCTTCGGTCATGTCCCTCTACGCTGCAGTTCCTGCACTTGCGGGGAGCTCTCGGTTCATCATCCTCGcggacatccatttgattagGAATCCTCCTTGTTCTGCCTCGTCCGCGCTTTCGAGGAAGCAACTGCTCAGGGGTGATACGCAATTTCCATCCAGGTCTTTCCCAATAGTCTTCATGCCTTGGTGCTATAAATGAGCTATCATAGTACTGTGCTTCCCATGTAGCTTTGTGGTTGTGTTTATCAATGAGTTCAAACATAGAGTTACCTCTATCTCTGGCAACGGTGCATGCATGTGAACAAGGaactctccacatctgccacttcccACAACTGCACTTTGACTCCATAAACTCGACGTCTTGTCTGTTATTGCCATTTGCCTGTCCCTTTTCGACACGTGGACGACTTCGAATTTGGTAATGACCTAGTTCTCGGGCAAGTACTGAACAGTAATGCAATTGCCCCTTCGCATCATTCGCAGCAAGTTTGTCCCTCACCCACGGGGTCAACTGACCTTCGGTATGTTGTATTTCTGTCTTTCTATCTGCCCACCATTCCACTGTCCTCCAAAAGGTCAGATCAACTGCAGCTCTAATTGGCAACTCTCTTATACCTCTCAACACGTTGTTGTAGCTCTCTGACATGTTTGTTGAGGGCACCCCCCATCTCAGTTCATCATCGTAACAAAGGGACCAGTTTTCTTTTTTGGCTTTGTTGAGCTCGTGTATTGCAACAAGACTTTCCTCCCGTAGTGCACGTCGCCTTCGCATGTATTTGCGTACTTGAGTTGTGACACCCAATGCCCATATCATGCCTTTCGCTTTAGCTCCCTTACCCTTAAGCTTCGACAAGATATTTTTCCTCACATggatcaaacaaaatttgtggtgacATATCGGCGGCTTTTTCCATTCATCAGAACGCATAGCCTTAAGGATTCCTTTATGCCTATCCGAAATGATGCACACCTCCCTTTGGTACTTCACCACATGAAttctgacatgatccaaaaaccactcCCAACTGTCCCcagtttcttcatcaacaacagcATATGCGATAGGGAGACATTTTTTGTTAGCATCaacaccacaagcaacaagcaacttacctttaaatcttcctcgaaGGTGAGTCCCGTCTATTGTTAAAACTGGTTGGCACTCTTGGAAAGCATGTATAGAAGGCCCAAGTGCCCAGAAAACGTAATAGAAGACTTTAGTACGGCCCTGGCTCAACAACTCGTTATGCCCCCACTCAACGATCGTGCATGGATTCCTATTCTGCAGTTCAAGCATGTAGCTTGGCAAATCCCTAAATGACTCCTCCCATCCACCAAATACAATCTCTAAAGCCCttctccgtgcataccatgccttcttataactgattacCACATGAAATTTGTCATGAACAAAATTTCTTACGGCTGCGGCACTGAACTCGGCATTTTTTAGCAACTGATGGCGAATACACAAAGCAATCATTGGTGACGAAAAGTTAGCATGTCCTCTGTCATTACGATGGCCGACACAACTATGGCGTCCCCACCACTTCCTAATCTCCCACATATCATCATGGGCCATGTGTGTAACAGAAACTTCCCACCGACATTCATTCGCTTTTTCAGCGTCGGTCTCGCTGATAATAGCTGTCCCATCTTCTGTCCTCCCTGCTGGATATTTGCACATGGCATGCCACCTTCCTAATTTGCTCTCAACCACCCTAAATTGCCGGTGTTGCCTCAGACTCCACATAGTAATGGCAGTCTTCACATGCagcttgctatcaaattttgttcccgcATTAATCCGATATGGGTGTTCTTCATCCCAGTACATGGTACTGCGTTCATTACCACCTTCAAGTACCTCAGAATGACCACTCAGCAGTCTGCGAAAATATTTCAACCCAGTGTGAACGTAttctggaagtggttgttcaccttgcacgaCGGGTTTATACACTACCTCCTTATCACTAGAGTCAGCACAGgaatcatcacttaaaatatCATCGGACGATGATGACGACAATGGTGGATCAAGGTCTCCTCGTACAACATGAACATCATCATGCTCTTGTACATTCTCTTGAGTATTCAATCCAACATCAGCATCATCTGCAACATCTGTTATCTCATTCATACCGCAATCAATGCTCATAGGTTCAAACCTCGTAGATGATCCAACACCATGATCAACAATTGGTGGAATGAAGGCATTTCCAAcagacgaatactcaacaaataattcaatatgccgAGTAGAATTTATAACCACATTGAACATAAACAACACACTTTCATCACTGTCAACCCCAGTACATGCAAAACTGGTACCGGTACCCAAGAAACAATGCCTCCAAGATATTTCGATGGAGTGTTGATTtgaatctattcttatcttagcacatatcattgcaactaattcagaGAATGAAACACATGAATTCAATACGATGGAAGCTCTCGCACGAGGAGGATCATAACAAATGCCCACTTGAGGATGTTGAAatattctaccaccccaatataaactcacgaaaacttgcatgatttctgcaaaaatatatatacaaaccaacaacaattaaagacaatttttttcaataaaccctaatttagtaaaTTTCAAATAACTTTATCAAAAACcctaataatatgcaaataaacaacaaatacggtagcaatgttgaaagattgaaggaaacttaccgaaatatgaagggaatcgccaagaaatcgccAAGGAAATCGCCAAGTTttgtcttcctctctttctctcgcgtATACTGCCTATTCTGCCGTCCTGGAACTGATTTAAgcaagttagagacgcatgatcctcatgcgtctctccctaagacgcatgactctcatgcgtcgtctattaaaatttaaaaaaataagagacgcatgaggatcatgcgtctctccctaagacgcatgaccctcatgcgtcgttaaaaaaaaccgaaaaaaaagagagacgcatgacgatcatgcgtctttatgaaagacgcataatcgtcatgcgtctcattaaaaggagacgcatgaccctcatgcgtctctcccaaatctgGAAAAAAAAAGTCTAGTACAAACGAGGAAGCTAAGTTCTAtcctagaacaaaaatagaaaaaaccctGATCTGCACGGATCACGAAAACCGCGAGATAGTCCTGGCCATCCGCGGCCTGAACCTGGCAAGCCAGAGCGACTACCGCTTGCTGCTCGACAACCGGCTCGGGATGCAGATGTTCGACGGCGGATACGTGCACAACGGGCTGCTGAAGTCCGCGTTGTGGGTGCTGAAAAGAGAGTCTGAGATGCTGAGGAGGCTGTGGGAGGAGAATGGGAAGGGGTACAAGATGGTGTTTGCTGGGCATTCTCTCGGGTCGGGCGTTGCGGCTCTGATGACTGTCATCGTCGCCAACCATGGCGACCAACTTGGCGGTGTTCCAAGGAGCTTGTTGAGGTGCTACGCAGTAGCCCCTGCCCGGTGCATGTCGCTCAACCTCGCCGTTAAATACGCCGATATCATACACTCGGTGGTGTTGCAGGTTTGTCTAAGCATAGTAGCTAAGCAATTACAAGATCTGAGCATAGTAGCTCAGATCGGAATGTGGATGCGAAGAGCACATGTGGCGCATAACGGTTATGCGTCACATGTGCTCTCACAAATCTGgaattgaaattttttctttCCCAATTTGGGAAGTTAATTTCTATATTACACCCAAGGAAGAATTTCGCCTATATAGCTCATCTTCCATATGCTAAaaacattttgaatttttgaattgATGCTCTCATTTTGGCATTGTCAGGATGATTTCCTGCCAAGAACACCAACTCCACTAGAAGACATTTTCAAATCTGTTTTCTGGTGAGTTTGGACCAGCAAACTAGTACTAATCctttaatattatgaaatatTATTCGGTTTTTGCCTCTTAAAAAGAGTGAAATTTACCATCATTTAAACCAGGCCGTAATGCTTTGAACCCTGCTTGTTATTTCTCGTGTGCCTGAGGGATACGTTCATACCCGAAGGCAGAAAACTCAAAGACCAAAGACGACTGTATGCCCCTGGTCGGATGTATCATATCGTAGAAAGAAAGTTTTGCCGGTAAACTGCTATAGACGAACAAAACTTGTTTCAGCACAATTACATTGATTTATCTGACACTAATTCTACAATTCGCCATAACAGATGTGGAAGATATCCTCCGGAGGTTAGAACAGCTATTCCCGTGGATGGAAGATTCGAGCATATCGTCTTGTCGTGCAACGCTACATCTGATCATGCTATTGTTTGGATAGAAAAAGAGGCAGAGAAGGCCTTGAAAGTAAGCATTTGCATCCTCTTCTCGTTTTCACTTccgtttttgaattttaatgatGTCTACGCGCTCTATTCTCGTGATGCAGAATATGCAGGAGCTTAATACAGAGACCGTAACTACTCCGCCAGGGGTACAGAAATTCAACAGGAAGCTGACATTAGAAAAGGAGCACAAGGATGCGTTGGAGAGAGCCGTAAGTTTGAATATACCTCATGCTGAAACGTCATACGAAGAATCATATGGGAACAATGAAGAACAAGATGGGAAATTGGAAACTTGCATCAACAACACAGGAGATTCCTCGGAAAAGGGAAAACCTGTTTGTAAAGACGCGAGGACCAACTGGGACGAAGTTGTTGGGAGGCTTTTCAAGAAACACGAATCCGGGAAGATGCTCCTGAAAAGAGATGTCACTGACTCCATAAAATGCTCATCTTCTATTTAACCATTTTCTGCAAATTTGTATCTATTTTTTATCACCATTCTTTTCTCTAAACTAACTTGTAGCAATATTATATTGTGCATACTATTGTAAAACACTATACATTATTATCTTATGGTATATATATTGCAACAACTGAAAAGGGAAGGTaaactatatatttttaaaatccttTTGGGTCACAGATATATCATACCTGAATGTGGATAACCGTCCGCCTGTTTGAACTAGAAAAGTGTCGTCGTAATTGTCAAGCCCCTTGCGTTGTTAATTCAATATGCATCAACAATGCACGGTCCCGCACACATGTGGCTCATACACGTCCACTGGCACATGAAGCTCAACTACATAGACTACCAGCGTGTTAAGATCGTCATCACCAACTTCGACTACGGGATGAACTTCACACAGTGAGTCCACATCTCACACGTCTTGTTTGAGTCATCTTCTACGAGGACCTAGTCATGTAGCCGGGGAGTTTGAAAATGTTCAATCTGAGACTCTTGAAGAAGAACAGGGATATGTTTGTTTACACTCGAACAGGGATGAGTGTTTCCAAGGAAGATTTACTTAAATGGGGATGAATGCCAACTTCCACCTCCTGCTGCTTATCCCATTTTACCTAACTCTGCACACAAATATTTCATCCCATTTTCAACATTTGCAGCTTTCATGGGTTTGCACATTACTGTTACAAATCAATAGAGAGTTCTCAATGAAATTGAACAGTAGCAAATGAATAAAATCAACAATAGCAATGACTCAGCTCATAACAAGTAGATTGCAGAAGGAAAGCAACAAGCTAGTCATCTCTACTGAAAAGACTCCTTAACATATTCCCTATCTTATATCTGCAAGATTAAGAATGGAAAGCCCGACAATAATTTAAACTCAAAGAAAATGCCGCAATAACTTGGTGTTATCTAACAACCACAATACACCAAATTAGGGTAATTTATGAGATTGATGATAAAAGGCTGACGAAAAAATAAAGAAGCATTTAATTTATAGAAATGAGACAGGGGATTTGCCAATACCCTCTCAGCCTCGGTCAGATCTGGAAAATCTAGCTCACCTAAACAGTTGATCAACGAAAATTACGTTCTGGTGAATCAATGAGATTGAAATCGAACCGACGACGTCGAGCGGCAGAGTGAAGCTGATATATTCAAAAGAATGATTCACAAAATTAATGACACTGAGACTAAAAACaacatttcaaaaaataaaaaacagaaaACAGAGGTGAAAAACTTACAAATATTTGTACAAAACTGAAGAAAATTAGCCCGGTGAAGAATGAGGCAGGTGGACAGCGAGCAGATATCAGA
This sequence is a window from Salvia splendens isolate huo1 chromosome 14, SspV2, whole genome shotgun sequence. Protein-coding genes within it:
- the LOC121764879 gene encoding uncharacterized protein LOC121764879; amino-acid sequence: MSVSCGAGVLGCMRWAWKRCTYIGSDDSATWPPATPDEFHPIPRSCRTILAVYQPGCEPPSYKPSLEPNLFYPRTKIEKTLICTDHENREIVLAIRGLNLASQSDYRLLLDNRLGMQMFDGGYVHNGLLKSALWVLKRESEMLRRLWEENGKGYKMVFAGHSLGSGVAALMTVIVANHGDQLGGVPRSLLRCYAVAPARCMSLNLAVKYADIIHSVVLQDDFLPRTPTPLEDIFKSVFCEPCLLFLVCLRDTFIPEGRKLKDQRRLYAPGRMYHIVERKFCRCGRYPPEVRTAIPVDGRFEHIVLSCNATSDHAIVWIEKEAEKALKNMQELNTETVTTPPGVQKFNRKLTLEKEHKDALERAVSLNIPHAETSYEESYGNNEEQDGKLETCINNTGDSSEKGKPVCKDARTNWDEVVGRLFKKHESGKMLLKRDVTDSIKCSSSI
- the LOC121764880 gene encoding AP-3 complex subunit beta-2-like, which produces MHYQPEVVPRRRGMSGVRTGGHGFTKQFRMSQPHPDYVAPEPQNPEHDPPQWSSYPAHESQSQWYRPLYSPSQPEPDWDRRPYSQSQDVPQWSGARASVDSFFQHYQIVPPEQVEEEDDDEGEEGNDNIEEENEDDDVIQGIPTQPRPAAEGSSRGGVGKLMSKVYKRLSTRKNKGIEPSKYISSSYK